The nucleotide sequence CAGCCCTCATGAGCCTACACAGGTGcactacaaaaaaaagcacaggaTATGTAGctgtaaaatactaaataaagaaTCATTATAAGgtatgacattttataaactacCGCAATAGTAGATTCCCATTAGGCCaaagatatagatatagatatagttatagataaagatttttttttaaatagacaaAATGAAATTGCTTTGTGGACCACAGGCTAGGTTTGCCCAGAAATTAGGTGATGTCTATGGTGACATTGACTCCTCACAGGCTGTGGCAGAAAGGCCATTTGGGGTCCAGTGACTCACCTTTGAGATCTCCCCTTCATGCCCCTTTAGTGTTACGAGAcactggtgtgtgtttgcactgaaAACTCGGGCTGTACCTGGCAGAGACAAGGACAGGCAGGGTTGTTTATCTACATGCACTGTGCTTTATTAATGTTACTGTTGTTGCATTAAGGCCTCGGGAAAGCAGAATATACACTACAAACTAGTAAAAATCtgtaacattttcatcagtttaaACCCATgaccatttattcattttaagttacagtaccagtcaaaagtttggacacactttctcattaaagCAAATGGGTAggcgtgtccaaacttttgactggtactgtgtatgtgatcaaaacaagacaaaaatgcTGGAGTGGGAGAGGAACAAGATATTAAAGAATAGGAATGTGAAATCTTAAATAAAGTAAACTAGTAAGTCTATAATACTATATTAGTAATGTGAACTTTTGGTAAATTAATTGTTAGTCTCACCATCAGCAGAGGCTGTAGCAATGAGCTGACCACTTAAATCAAAACATACATCCAGCACCTCTTCTTTGTGTCCAGTTAGGGTTGCCACACACTTCCCACTGATAGCCTCCcacacctgcaaacacacatgcacagaacaAAAAACTCACAAGTCACATAACTATCCATATTCACAGGCAaaaacacatccacacaaaaacaaggacacacatacatgtgaacaaataaacataaatctcATAAAATATTGTTGCATGTGGCTGCTAGCTGTCTTAAGTGTCTTTCATTTTAACTATCTCCCCCAGAGGAAGGCGGTGATGTGGATAATTCTTACTTGTGAGCATGACTCATCTCGGCATAATTAAGGAATTAGGAtttaatttttctcttttaaatgatGGAGACCTTAGAGATAGGAGGtggggagagatggaggagagtgAATGTgtgcaagaaaaaaatcatccatCAAATATGGACCGTGTGTCCATGCAATAGTTTAAAATTATAACTGAATGAAAATGTCGAAACAAGTCTAACCTACAGAAAGCTTACAAGTAACATTACAGGTTTAGTATGGGGggttcattttttaataatccaAAAGGGCAAGATTCCTCAGTGTTGCAGCTCTTTTATATGTGTAGTCAGGCATTGGGCTGATGGCAGCTCACCTTGCAGGTTTTGTCCATGGAGCCTGTGACTATGAGGGAGCAATCCCAGTTAAACTGAACGTTGCTGATTTCTCCGCCATGATCCATCAAAGTGTGAACACGtctggaaaaaacagaaagcagtAATGAGTCAGTCGTGCGCGCTTGTGTGCAGAGTCTACTCGTGtaatgcacatactgtaaatgatgACACATATGCACAAGCCACAGACATGCACAAATGGATACATACAGTGTAGCAACAATGAATGTCTGACCTTCCTGAAGCAACATCCCATATCACAACTGTGTGGTCAAAGGAGCCAGTGACAAGTTGATTGCCCACTGTGTCAAAGCACAGAGACAGGATCTCTGCAGTGTGACCCTGAATGGAATCAAACAGAGAGTTTTATCCCCCACTGTATCATTTCCTATCTCTCTCATACTCCCTCTCgttctctccctctgcctcttctCATAGATGAAAATGCACATCACAAAAAtattatgtattaaaataaacatacagaGCCTTAATGCTAGATTACTCTATtcgaaataaataaataaatagtttagaTTTTGTGCTCAATTTACTGCAGTCAGCATGATTGATTCATCATGGTGTGAAGCATTCAAAGAACAGAGCGAGCTTCAGAGAGTAGCTGTGCACTGAGACAGAGCCAGCCAACCAACCAGTCACACCACAGACCCACGTGCAGTCTGCACATCAAAGAAGACTCACTACTCCCCTCAGAGTGGGTTATCAGCGCCTTATTAAAGTGTTATAGTCACATTCCCCATCAGATCATGGCTGGATATGTGAGGTGGAAAAAGAAGCTGGTCATCAGCAGGGGTAATAACACTCAATTTAGGAATAATTAAACTTGGAAGTAAATGAAAAAGTTAATCAGTGCATCACTAATGAATGGATGTGAGCCTCGATGAccgaaaaaaaaagaacaagatggGCAGAAAAATATAgtaagtaaagaaaagaaaactcacAGTGAGAGTGGCCACCTCCTCCCCAGTCTCCACATTCCACAGCTTGGCAGTGGCATCCATGCTGCCTGTAGCCAGAAGTGTACTCTGGGGGTTGAATGCCAGGCACACCTACACCaagcacatttctcttttaaagtTATTAGCGTTGGATCCTGCTAAAAAGCCATATATTTGGCTTGACGTTTTTTAAGATTGTATCAGGAACAGTGATAAGAAATGAGCATTAAAGTGTGTTTCAACATGTGCCATAATCTATAGCATACACAGCCATTCATTtaactgaaaacaaataaactgaCCATTCTCAGTTAAAACAGGATGCAGGGTTTCCACACATTTCCACAGCCAAGATTTCAAAACATTTCGATGACTTTTCAAGGACCCATAATATAATCTCCATGACCATTCACATAATTTTCATTACAGACTACAAATCTAAATTGCATGActtttccaggcctggaaaattagattttaaaattCCATGACTCTTCTAGGTTTTCCATGACCGTGGATGTCATACTTACTATTTCTGCCGTGTGTCCCCGAAACGTATGAAAGCATTTTCCTGTGTCAGCACACCACAGTTTGCAGGTCTTATCAAAAGAACCAGTGGCAATCTTGTCTCTAAATTtcagaaagataaaataaaattttaagATGAAAAACTCTTTTGAGCAGCTTAAAGCTTAACCTGAATGTCAAAAATAGCCCTGTAGCTCTCAGGTGCTATTAAACTTTTGCAAAAACAGCTCATTACCCAAAGGGGTTGTTGAATGTTATTGCATACACCACATTTCTGTGACCCTCTAGCGTGTGCAGCTCAGTGCCTGAGGCTGTGTCCCAAATCCTGCATGTTCTATCATAGCTCCCGGTTATAAACCTGTGGAATGAAAGAGAAGagtgcaacaacaaaacaacaaacaataaacatagCTTTTCCTGAACTCTGGAGTGCCAgacttttgtgtgtttctgataAACTCACCTTGACCCTGATTTGTTAAAGGCAACATTTGTCAGTGGCAGTACATGTGCCTTAAGCTCCTGTAAAAGCAACCAAAGAGAGACAGATTAGTGAATCTAACCTCCAAGGAAATATACAGTAGTTATTAACTTTATTCATGTTCAAGATTGCACATGTAATGTCCATATATAATGAATCTGGGCAGCATCTCTGACCAGACCAAGACAGGAAACATTAATATTCTCTGACCTTCAGCCATCTAACCAACTATAACCTCTTACCTGAACCAGTTTTATAccagttttattttgtgtattccTTCATACTATAAAAGGACACAACTGAAGCCcctattgttattatattattagacTGTTAGGGTGTTTATTTGACTTCTGATTCTGAGACTTACTACCCTACCCGCTGCTGCTCTCTAGTGCCTCTTTTGAGCACTGATAGCTAATATCACTACTCAAACTCCCAAGTTGTCACATATGTAAATACTAACCAATGTGAATCTCTTAACAAAGAACAAATGTAACTGCTAAACTGCTGTACTTAGCTGATCTTTTATTCTTTCAAtctgatataaaataaatgtcccCAAAATGTTTGGACTGACACCAAAGACAAAGGGCTTCCTACATGTATTCTATAACACTATAGCTTTTACAACAGGTCCGAGGATAGGTATGACTCTGAGCAGCAATTCATGGACAGACATTTAATGAATTGATTGTCTACAATAGGAAAAAAGTTTGTGGTGGACGCATATCCAGAAAGACGAAtaaagcaggtgctggaccaaaaacaacaaatgaaaaacaaaagaaaagtctgcacactgcagctcccaatgcaggtatttaTTTGGATATCACCAGTGTGACATTTCGAGCACAATGCTGTATCTGAAGAAGAGCATTGTGCTCGAAAACGTCACACTGGTGATATCCAAAtaaatacctgcattgggagctgcagtgtgtggaattttctcttgtttttctacACCAATAGgatactttttatttaatgtagaTGTAATGTAACtgtcttaatttaatttttatgaGTTAGGAGTTTGTGACTCCTGCATCTGACCTTGAAGAAACAAAACCGGTGGTGGTCCTGCTGGCTCTGCTTCTGCTGAAGTCGGATAATCAGCTGTTTGACCTGATCAGCCCGGGACTCTGTGATCAGAGGCTCTGATTGCCTGATCTCTGCCACCAATTCATCTGGGTTTGTTCTGTGTGGTGggaacatgcatttttttttaatcgtttttAAACTTCTGATGACCTGAatgtgattattaaaaaaattataatctCAAAGCAAATCCAGAAGGCGCATTTCAATTGCAAGCTACTGTATGTGAATGAGGCCCCGATGAAGAAATACAGTTTACCAGGCATTAAATTCAGCTCTgtgaacaaatataaacatgcaCATAAAACACTGCACCTCCTCTTGTTGGATTCAAGTAAAATTATGAGTTCCAGTATAAACTGAGCTGAACTGATTAACTGAACCTTTATCTGAAAGGGAATCTAGTAGTTTATagtaacataaacacatacaaatctCAGAAGCACATCAGAGACATAGTCTGCACATGAAGTAAGTAATACAACTTTACCATGGCTGTTACTACTTTACTGCTACAATATAATGTTCCAGCTTCACCAACTTCATCTTACATACAATAGAGTTCATAATATAAAGGGTGTTGGATAAGTGTTCATGCTATAAACATCATATTCAGAACAGTGAAAATAGGTTAGTAGGTTAGTTTGGAGATTAAAGGgtcacatttttcaagtctgtcataTGTATGTGAGTATTGtattaagacagactttaaaaatgtgaacttatcctttaaccCTGTCAGTGACTTCATATAGAGTGCTGAGGTCAGAGATGGGACTATTTGAAGATATGTTTGACTAATTTAGTAATGATAACGCCACAGTAgtatgattaaaaacaacaccTCAAAGTTATTATGAAAtcaaaaagtttttaaaaagccagCTTTGCCAACTTTCGTTGACTTTACAGATGGTTACAGATGTTAGCGAATAGGATACAACTCACGCACTCTGGGGTCAAATCCAAAAGATCGATTGATTTGGTCCTCAGATATCCTCCTTTCTCATATTCCAGGATTATACCTGAGAgcagaaaacaaggaaaaaccAGAAAAAGGACACATAACTGAGACAGTTAATACCTGGCAAATTCATGGATAGAGTGGGAAACAACCCTTGCGTTAAACCACCTAACCCACATTATCGATTTGGAGCTAATAGTGACAGAGTTGATATCAAAGTTGAAAACATTCCTCCACAGCATCTTCCCTTGAAATAAACCAACGTCACAGTTTGTACCGATTAAAGTATCTGTATTACCTGGTGGATAATATCTGAGAAGGAAGCGTTTGAGTTTCATATCGAAGCTAATGTATTCAGGTGGCCTCACATCACCTAACAACAAACCGTTGCCACGGCGACAGTCTCTGAACACGCTCGCGTGCACTTTCTACGCATGTGTTGTAGGAACATATACAAACGTGAACATGCAGCAGTTTAAATGACAGATTAGTTAAAATAGACAACCAAGCAATGATTTCAGTTACTGCTCCTTTATTTTTCGGTCCAGTTTCTCAGTGATTTGACCTCAGCATCAGAACTCCATTACAGATGTAAGAAGTGAACAACAAATTGTGGATATGGCAAAACGACTCTAATATTTTATAGGCCTACttcagtgttatattatttttttgtactgtttttttttttttaacctccgTAGAGTTAGAGAACTGATAACTTACCAATAACGTCGTAGTAATTAAACCTTTCATTAATGTACTAAATTGTCTCCTGTCTTGTATGATATAATCTACTGATAGGCAAACCCATGGCAAGTCTCATTTTATGACGTctcagctgtttttctgtttcctaACAGGTCAAAGTCTGTCACTTATAAACTGTGGCACATACAGATAATGACATTATATATGCATTTTCAAATTACTACTGATAGCTTCAAGGAAGTACAGAGCATTTGGAGGTTAGCTCAGGCATTCAGACCAAGGTGCTCCGGTGGTGCcactggaaataaaaaacaaaggcaaTCTCTCGGAAGTTCTGCAGGGGTAAAAGCATGGGCTGCTGGACCAACCTGAAGTCCTCTGGTTGGGCTTATCCCACCGCAGTCCTGTCCCTCTATGGCTTTTTTGCTAACTGCAGAGTAGCAGAGCCCTTCGTCACACCATACCTAATTGGACCACACAAGAACATCTCTGAAGAAACGGTAAGAACAGCAGACATGagaataggaaaaaaaaggtgcataCTTTGCCTCCATATgaatttctcttttcatttatatactgaGATGACAATCACATTCAAGCATATgccagtgttttattattattccatttATCTGTT is from Scomber scombrus chromosome 5, fScoSco1.1, whole genome shotgun sequence and encodes:
- the daw1 gene encoding dynein assembly factor with WD repeat domains 1 produces the protein MKLKRFLLRYYPPGIILEYEKGGYLRTKSIDLLDLTPETNPDELVAEIRQSEPLITESRADQVKQLIIRLQQKQSQQDHHRFCFFKELKAHVLPLTNVAFNKSGSRFITGSYDRTCRIWDTASGTELHTLEGHRNVVYAITFNNPFGDKIATGSFDKTCKLWCADTGKCFHTFRGHTAEIVCLAFNPQSTLLATGSMDATAKLWNVETGEEVATLTGHTAEILSLCFDTVGNQLVTGSFDHTVVIWDVASGRRVHTLMDHGGEISNVQFNWDCSLIVTGSMDKTCKVWEAISGKCVATLTGHKEEVLDVCFDLSGQLIATASADGTARVFSANTHQCLVTLKGHEGEISKICFSPQSSRVLTASSDKTARLWDVQSGVCLQVLEGHTDEIFSCVFNYEGDTIITGSKDNTCRIWY